In the genome of Rhodoplanes sp. Z2-YC6860, one region contains:
- a CDS encoding O-acetylhomoserine aminocarboxypropyltransferase produces the protein MTERTPGFATLAIHAGAQPDPTTGARATPIYQTTSFVFDDVDHAASLFGLQAFGNIYTRIGNPTNAVLEERVAALEGGTAGLAVASGHAAQVLVFHCLMKPGDEFVASKKLYGGSINQFNHSFKNFGWNVVWADPDDLSSFERAISPKTKAIFVESIANPGGVIVDIEAISAIARRAGVPLIVDNTLATPYLCKPFDYGADIVVHSLTKFLGGHGNSIGGLIVDGGTFNWSREGRYPMLSEPRPEYNGIVLHETFGNFAFAIACRVLSLRDIGPALSPMNAFLVLTGIETLPLRMQRHCDNTNAVANWLAQHPKVAWVSYPGLPGDRYHNLGKKYVPKGAGAVFTFGLKGGYDAGVKLVSNVKLFSHLANIGDTRSLIIHPASTTHRQLSDAQKVAAGAGPDVVRLSIGLEDKDDIIADLEQALDAA, from the coding sequence ATGACCGAACGCACTCCCGGCTTCGCCACGCTCGCGATTCACGCCGGCGCCCAGCCCGACCCGACCACCGGTGCCCGCGCGACGCCGATCTATCAGACCACGTCGTTCGTATTCGATGACGTCGATCACGCGGCATCGTTGTTTGGCCTTCAGGCCTTCGGCAATATCTACACGCGCATCGGCAATCCCACGAACGCCGTGCTCGAGGAACGCGTTGCCGCGCTGGAAGGCGGCACCGCGGGTCTCGCCGTCGCTTCGGGCCACGCCGCGCAGGTTCTGGTGTTCCATTGCCTGATGAAGCCCGGAGACGAGTTCGTCGCCTCTAAGAAGCTCTATGGCGGCTCGATCAACCAGTTCAATCACTCGTTCAAGAATTTCGGCTGGAACGTGGTGTGGGCGGATCCCGACGATCTCAGCTCGTTCGAGCGCGCGATTTCGCCAAAGACCAAAGCGATCTTCGTCGAGTCGATCGCGAATCCCGGCGGCGTCATTGTCGACATCGAGGCGATCTCGGCGATCGCGCGGCGCGCAGGCGTACCGCTGATCGTCGACAACACGCTTGCCACGCCGTACCTCTGCAAGCCGTTCGACTACGGTGCCGACATCGTGGTGCACTCGCTCACCAAGTTCCTTGGTGGCCACGGCAACTCGATCGGCGGCTTGATCGTCGACGGCGGAACCTTCAACTGGTCGCGCGAGGGTCGCTATCCGATGCTGTCGGAGCCGCGCCCCGAATACAACGGCATCGTGTTGCACGAGACCTTCGGCAACTTCGCCTTCGCAATCGCCTGCCGGGTTCTGAGCCTGCGCGATATCGGTCCGGCGCTGTCGCCGATGAACGCCTTCCTGGTGCTCACCGGTATCGAGACACTGCCGCTGCGCATGCAGCGGCATTGCGACAACACCAACGCGGTGGCGAACTGGTTGGCGCAGCACCCGAAGGTCGCCTGGGTCAGCTATCCGGGCCTGCCGGGCGACCGCTATCACAACCTCGGGAAGAAATACGTACCGAAGGGCGCGGGCGCTGTCTTCACCTTCGGCCTCAAGGGCGGCTATGACGCAGGTGTGAAGCTCGTCTCCAACGTCAAGCTGTTCTCGCACCTCGCCAACATCGGCGACACACGTTCGCTGATCATCCATCCGGCCTCGACGACTCATCGCCAGCTTTCCGACGCGCAGAAGGTCGCAGCCGGCGCCGGCCCCGACGTGGTGCGGCTCTCGATCGGGCTCGAGGACAAGGACGACATCATCGCCGACCTCGAGCAGGCGCTCGACGCGGCGTAG
- the rplM gene encoding 50S ribosomal protein L13, whose product MATHSTKTADIEKKWVLIDASGLVVGRLATIIAMRLRGKHKASYTPHMDDGDSVVVINAAKVVLTGRKREKKVYHHHTGFIGGIKERTARSILEGRFPERVLEKAVERMLPRGPLGRVQLGNLRVYPGADHPHAAQQPEKLDIAAMNRKNMRAA is encoded by the coding sequence ATGGCAACACACTCTACTAAGACCGCAGATATTGAGAAGAAATGGGTTCTGATCGACGCCAGTGGTTTGGTCGTCGGCCGGCTCGCGACGATCATCGCCATGCGGCTGCGTGGCAAGCACAAGGCGAGCTACACCCCGCATATGGATGATGGCGATAGCGTCGTGGTCATCAACGCCGCCAAGGTCGTGCTGACCGGGCGCAAGCGCGAGAAGAAGGTCTATCACCACCACACCGGCTTCATCGGCGGCATCAAGGAGCGCACCGCGCGCTCGATCCTCGAAGGCCGCTTTCCTGAGCGCGTGCTTGAGAAGGCCGTGGAGCGCATGCTGCCGCGCGGCCCGCTCGGCCGTGTCCAGCTCGGCAACCTCCGCGTCTATCCGGGTGCGGATCACCCGCACGCCGCCCAGCAGCCTGAGAAGCTCGATATCGCAGCCATGAACCGCAAGAACATGAGGGCCGCCTGA
- a CDS encoding TAXI family TRAP transporter solute-binding subunit, with the protein MSIARYSVSAALVLAAIISATNMSSAQTQITTHVTLATATPGGGFPFFGDNAAAVINETDKSLNVETQNTKGSAENIGLLNDRKVDIALVAGEPAYEAFQGIGQPKTTALVIQAIYSNPGMFAVRGDSPAKTLRDLVGKPIAWGTRASGLTLLGRYVTDGLGLDREKDFEPHYLEKAGDGPLMVADGRVAALWGGGVGWPGFTAVMQAGGRFIGLTPDEVTKVTAKHNFLKPITVPAGAYPGQKDAVNSVGSWSYILARADLADDVAYRLAKALNGGHTALVKRLDQAKETTPQSTFMAAPSPQQIHPGVQKYLREVGVMK; encoded by the coding sequence GTGTCCATCGCTCGGTATTCTGTCTCCGCGGCGCTCGTCCTTGCCGCCATCATCAGTGCGACCAACATGAGCAGCGCCCAGACCCAAATCACGACGCACGTCACCCTCGCAACCGCCACGCCGGGCGGCGGCTTTCCGTTCTTCGGCGACAATGCCGCGGCGGTCATCAACGAGACCGACAAGTCGCTGAACGTCGAAACCCAGAACACCAAGGGCAGCGCTGAGAACATCGGCCTCCTCAACGACCGCAAGGTCGATATCGCGCTGGTCGCGGGCGAGCCCGCGTATGAAGCCTTCCAGGGGATCGGCCAGCCCAAGACCACGGCGCTGGTGATCCAGGCGATCTATTCCAACCCCGGCATGTTCGCGGTGCGCGGCGACAGCCCGGCGAAGACGCTGCGCGATCTGGTGGGCAAGCCGATCGCCTGGGGCACGCGCGCCTCGGGCCTGACACTGCTCGGCCGCTATGTCACCGACGGGCTCGGCCTCGACCGCGAGAAAGACTTCGAGCCGCATTATCTCGAGAAGGCCGGCGACGGCCCGCTGATGGTTGCCGACGGCCGCGTTGCAGCCCTGTGGGGCGGCGGCGTCGGCTGGCCGGGCTTCACCGCGGTGATGCAGGCCGGTGGCCGCTTCATCGGGCTCACGCCCGACGAGGTCACGAAGGTCACGGCCAAACACAACTTCCTGAAACCCATCACCGTGCCGGCCGGCGCTTATCCGGGCCAGAAAGACGCTGTGAATTCGGTCGGCTCGTGGAGCTATATTCTGGCGCGCGCGGACTTGGCCGATGATGTGGCTTATCGCTTGGCCAAGGCGCTGAACGGCGGCCACACGGCGCTCGTGAAGCGGCTCGATCAGGCGAAAGAGACCACACCGCAGAGCACGTTCATGGCCGCCCCGAGCCCGCAGCAGATTCATCCGGGTGTGCAGAAGTATTTGCGCGAAGTCGGCGTGATGAAGTAA
- a CDS encoding enoyl-CoA hydratase has product MNVETTRVTTAEAALLRHDDGPVAVLTLNRPAARNSLSEQLLVMLGDAFTAIAANKEIHAVVLAANGTAFCAGHDLKELSSRRTDADGGRAYFRHIMTTCSAMMQQIVNLRQPVIASVQGVASAAGCQLVASCDLAVASEQAGFATPGVDIGLFCSTPMVALSRNVARKHAMEMLLSGEIVPAERAAAMGLVNAVVPHGEQHGRALELAHKIAAKSSHVVGIGKAAFYRQIELPLAEAYRYASEVMTENMMARDAEEGICAFIEKRDPTWENQ; this is encoded by the coding sequence ATGAATGTCGAGACCACTCGCGTCACCACCGCGGAAGCCGCCCTGCTCCGTCACGATGACGGCCCGGTCGCCGTGCTCACGTTGAACCGTCCGGCCGCGAGGAACAGCCTTTCAGAACAACTGCTCGTCATGCTTGGCGACGCGTTCACCGCGATCGCCGCAAACAAAGAAATCCATGCCGTGGTGCTGGCGGCGAACGGGACGGCATTCTGCGCCGGCCACGACCTCAAGGAACTCTCCTCGCGGCGCACTGACGCCGACGGCGGTCGCGCATACTTTCGCCACATCATGACGACCTGCAGCGCGATGATGCAGCAGATCGTCAACCTGCGGCAGCCGGTTATCGCCTCGGTGCAAGGCGTGGCGTCGGCAGCGGGCTGTCAGCTTGTCGCGAGCTGCGATCTTGCCGTGGCGTCCGAACAGGCCGGTTTCGCGACGCCCGGTGTCGACATCGGACTGTTCTGCTCGACCCCGATGGTGGCGCTGTCGCGCAATGTGGCGCGCAAGCATGCGATGGAAATGCTGCTGTCGGGCGAGATCGTTCCTGCCGAGCGAGCCGCAGCGATGGGGCTCGTCAACGCGGTGGTGCCGCACGGCGAGCAGCATGGCCGCGCGCTGGAGCTCGCGCACAAGATCGCGGCGAAGTCATCGCACGTCGTCGGCATCGGCAAGGCTGCGTTCTATCGCCAGATCGAGCTGCCACTCGCCGAGGCCTACCGCTATGCTTCCGAAGTGATGACCGAGAACATGATGGCGCGCGATGCCGAGGAAGGCATCTGCGCATTCATCGAGAAGCGCGACCCGACCTGGGAAAATCAATGA
- a CDS encoding CoA-binding protein yields MNHDNYPDTFIRGILNTVKTIAMVGISPKDSRPSYFAFKYLLERGYRMLPVNPGQAGKDILGQRVYATLSEIPEPVDMVDVFRASQYASAVVDEALTMTPRPAVIWMQLGVRDDEAAAKAEAAGIKVVMNRCPKIEYGRLSSEIGWIGVNSRTLSSKRAPLLGRGVQRMSLNRLTMSGGSTEAAERAAHDTTRGTKA; encoded by the coding sequence ATGAACCACGACAATTATCCCGACACTTTCATTCGCGGCATTCTCAACACCGTGAAGACCATCGCCATGGTCGGCATCTCTCCGAAGGACAGTCGGCCCAGCTATTTCGCCTTCAAATATCTGCTGGAGCGCGGCTACCGCATGCTTCCGGTGAACCCCGGCCAGGCCGGCAAGGACATCCTTGGCCAGAGGGTCTATGCCACGCTGTCGGAAATTCCCGAGCCGGTCGACATGGTCGATGTCTTCCGCGCCTCGCAGTACGCGTCCGCCGTGGTCGACGAGGCGTTGACCATGACGCCGCGGCCGGCGGTGATCTGGATGCAGCTTGGCGTGCGCGACGATGAGGCCGCGGCCAAGGCCGAAGCAGCAGGCATCAAGGTCGTCATGAACCGCTGTCCCAAAATCGAATACGGCCGCCTGTCATCGGAGATCGGTTGGATTGGCGTGAACTCGCGCACGCTGAGTTCCAAGCGTGCTCCGCTTTTGGGCCGAGGGGTGCAGCGCATGTCGCTGAATCGTTTAACGATGTCTGGCGGTTCAACCGAGGCGGCCGAGCGTGCAGCGCATGATACCACCAGGGGAACCAAGGCCTGA
- a CDS encoding GumC family protein, which translates to MSGGVQADAGDEINLGAIARELWRKKLAIIAPTILIAAVAFAGVNLITPRYKSESRVLIESRENIFLRPEAEKSMTDRGSVDAETVTSQVQLVLSRDLAREVINELNLSELPEFNPALKEFSPLSILRKIGILRDPMSMSLEERVLAAYYERLQAFALDKSRVISIEFQSADPELAAKIANLVADKYLIFQQMAKQDQARSASKWLSGELGKLRDKVSEAEGKVEEFRAKSNLFVGTNNTSLSNQQLSDLNSQVSAARAQKADAEARARLIREALRTGATIESSDIVNSELIRRLSEQRVTLRAQLAEQSSTLLAQHPRIKEMRAQIADLDQQIRSEGERLARSLENEANVAGARLETLNAALEQLKGQAASTSDQDVQLRALEREAKAQRDLFESYLAKYREATARDSIAAAPADARVISRATVSNIPYFPKKTPIVLIAALGTFSLATAFVVAGALINGDPGRPSRVPVPAAPVPSVIVNVPPARSAAARTRATDASPAVAEVAPQPQPAPETRPDNAHPIAALAEELLAAGDEACRIAVVGSARDVGTTLSAIALGRILVRSARVVLVDLSFVSPNIDVISDDPSAPGIADLVHGTASFGDIITRDRGSRLHLVAAGQVGNDAHELFVSQMLWAAIDALAQSYDYLVLDVGSQSETVLDHVAACAPRAVLIGGATDSAALDTLAGELQAQGFAEVSILSGPPPELELAAVQSAA; encoded by the coding sequence ATGAGTGGTGGCGTTCAGGCAGATGCCGGCGACGAGATCAATCTCGGCGCCATTGCGCGAGAGCTGTGGCGCAAAAAGCTGGCGATCATCGCGCCGACCATCCTGATTGCGGCCGTGGCCTTCGCCGGCGTCAATCTCATCACCCCGCGCTATAAATCCGAATCTCGCGTCCTGATCGAGAGTCGCGAGAACATCTTCCTGCGGCCCGAGGCCGAGAAGTCGATGACGGATCGCGGCTCGGTGGATGCCGAGACCGTCACCAGCCAGGTGCAGCTCGTGCTGTCGCGCGATCTCGCGCGCGAAGTGATCAACGAGCTCAATCTCAGCGAGCTGCCGGAGTTCAATCCGGCGCTGAAGGAATTCTCGCCGCTGTCGATCCTGCGCAAGATCGGCATTCTGCGCGATCCGATGTCGATGTCTCTCGAAGAGAGGGTGCTCGCTGCCTATTACGAGCGGCTGCAGGCCTTTGCGCTCGACAAGTCGCGGGTGATCTCGATCGAATTCCAGTCGGCGGACCCCGAACTTGCCGCCAAGATCGCCAACCTCGTCGCCGACAAATACCTGATCTTCCAGCAGATGGCGAAGCAGGACCAAGCACGCTCGGCGAGCAAATGGCTGTCGGGCGAGCTTGGCAAGCTGCGTGACAAGGTTTCGGAAGCCGAGGGCAAGGTCGAGGAATTCCGCGCCAAGTCGAACCTGTTTGTCGGCACCAACAACACCAGCCTGTCGAACCAGCAGCTTTCCGATCTCAATTCCCAGGTTTCGGCCGCACGCGCGCAGAAGGCCGATGCCGAGGCACGTGCCCGGCTGATCCGCGAAGCGCTGCGCACCGGCGCCACCATTGAGAGCTCCGATATCGTCAACTCCGAATTGATTCGCCGGTTGTCCGAGCAGCGTGTGACGCTGCGAGCGCAGCTCGCCGAGCAGTCGTCGACGTTGCTGGCGCAGCATCCGCGGATCAAGGAAATGCGCGCCCAGATCGCCGATCTCGATCAGCAGATCCGCTCCGAGGGCGAGCGGTTGGCGCGTTCGCTCGAGAACGAGGCCAACGTCGCAGGCGCCCGTCTTGAGACGCTGAACGCCGCGCTGGAGCAGCTGAAGGGGCAGGCGGCCTCGACCAGCGATCAGGACGTGCAATTGCGCGCATTGGAGCGCGAAGCCAAGGCACAGCGCGATCTGTTCGAATCCTATCTGGCCAAATACCGCGAGGCCACGGCCCGTGACAGCATCGCGGCGGCGCCGGCCGACGCCCGCGTCATCTCGCGGGCGACGGTGTCGAACATCCCGTACTTTCCGAAGAAGACGCCGATCGTGCTGATCGCCGCGCTCGGCACCTTCAGTCTCGCGACGGCCTTTGTGGTGGCCGGCGCACTGATCAACGGCGACCCGGGCCGCCCGTCGCGCGTGCCGGTGCCCGCGGCGCCCGTGCCATCCGTCATCGTGAACGTTCCGCCGGCACGTTCCGCCGCCGCCCGCACCCGTGCAACCGACGCGTCTCCCGCCGTGGCCGAGGTCGCGCCGCAACCTCAGCCTGCGCCAGAGACCAGGCCTGATAACGCGCACCCGATTGCGGCTCTCGCCGAAGAGCTGCTAGCGGCTGGCGACGAGGCCTGCCGCATTGCGGTGGTCGGCAGCGCCCGCGATGTCGGGACGACGCTGTCTGCGATTGCACTCGGTCGCATATTGGTCCGTTCCGCCCGCGTGGTGCTGGTCGATCTGTCGTTTGTCTCGCCGAATATCGATGTCATCTCCGACGATCCATCGGCGCCGGGCATTGCCGATCTGGTCCACGGCACCGCCTCATTCGGCGATATCATCACCCGAGACCGCGGCTCGCGGCTGCACCTTGTCGCGGCGGGCCAGGTCGGGAACGATGCACACGAACTGTTCGTTTCCCAGATGTTGTGGGCTGCGATCGACGCATTGGCGCAGAGCTACGATTATCTGGTGCTCGATGTGGGGTCGCAAAGCGAGACGGTGTTGGACCATGTGGCGGCCTGCGCGCCACGCGCGGTGCTGATCGGCGGCGCAACGGATTCTGCGGCGCTCGATACCCTCGCCGGCGAGCTGCAGGCCCAGGGTTTCGCCGAAGTCTCGATCCTGTCCGGGCCGCCTCCAGAACTGGAGCTGGCCGCCGTGCAGTCCGCGGCTTGA
- a CDS encoding polysaccharide deacetylase family protein, translating to MSGLRYTLFRGVLNALYFSGAHWMLKPVVGGAGAILMLHNVRPARHDRFQPNRLLEVTPHFFERVIKRLRKSKVDLISLDEMHRRLVSNEFPRRFVCITFDDGYRDNHEFAYPVLKKYEVPFAIYVATSFADRVGELWWLALEAVIAQNELVGIRLDGSDRWFEARSIAEKRAVYDHIYGWLRQLPTEAELRRVMRELTTRHRVDMASFCNELCMDWKELAEFAADSLLTIGAHTVNHPILTKLDDKSVRAELENSRAVIEAALGVRPKHLAYPVGDNTAAGPREFKIAADLGFATAVTTRPGVIFPQHSRHLTALPRISLNGNFQSTRYAKVLISGAATAINNRFRPVNVT from the coding sequence GTGTCAGGGCTTCGTTACACCCTTTTCCGCGGGGTTTTGAACGCGCTCTACTTCAGCGGCGCGCATTGGATGCTGAAGCCGGTGGTGGGCGGCGCCGGCGCAATTCTGATGCTGCACAATGTGCGGCCGGCGCGGCACGACCGCTTTCAGCCGAACAGGCTCCTCGAAGTCACGCCCCACTTCTTTGAACGCGTCATCAAGCGGCTTCGCAAATCCAAGGTCGATCTCATTTCGCTCGACGAGATGCACCGCCGGCTTGTTTCCAACGAATTCCCGCGGCGCTTCGTCTGCATCACCTTCGACGACGGCTATCGCGACAACCATGAATTCGCGTATCCGGTCTTGAAAAAATACGAGGTGCCGTTCGCGATCTACGTGGCGACGAGCTTTGCCGATCGGGTCGGCGAACTCTGGTGGCTCGCGCTCGAGGCCGTGATCGCACAGAACGAACTGGTCGGTATTCGTCTCGACGGTTCGGACCGCTGGTTCGAGGCGCGCAGCATCGCCGAGAAGCGCGCGGTCTACGACCATATCTATGGATGGCTGCGGCAACTGCCGACGGAAGCGGAGTTACGCCGTGTGATGCGCGAACTCACCACGCGGCACCGCGTCGACATGGCATCGTTCTGCAACGAGCTTTGCATGGACTGGAAGGAGCTCGCTGAGTTTGCCGCCGATTCATTGCTCACCATCGGCGCCCACACGGTGAACCACCCGATCCTGACCAAGCTCGACGACAAATCGGTGCGGGCCGAGCTTGAGAACAGCCGCGCCGTGATCGAGGCGGCGCTTGGCGTGCGGCCGAAGCATCTCGCCTATCCGGTGGGCGACAATACGGCCGCGGGGCCCCGCGAGTTCAAGATCGCGGCCGATCTCGGCTTTGCCACCGCTGTGACGACGCGACCCGGCGTAATCTTCCCGCAGCACAGCCGCCATCTGACGGCGCTGCCGAGGATCTCGCTCAACGGCAATTTCCAGAGCACCCGCTACGCGAAGGTGCTGATTTCGGGCGCGGCGACCGCGATCAACAACCGCTTCCGCCCCGTCAATGTGACCTGA
- a CDS encoding COX15/CtaA family protein gives MTEPHPAASRRPIVRLWLYVVAALMVLTLVVGGATRLTESGLSIVEWKPVTGVVPPMSQDAWQAEFGKYQQIPQYRELNRGMSLEEFKTIYWWEWSHRLLARTIGAVFLLPFVFFLWRGWIDPRLKARLWTLFGAGAALGAVGWWMVSSGLADSSRVSVSQYRLAFHLTLACAIYAAILWTARGLHRRIAGEAPWRLRASAAGLMVLVLLQIYLGALVAGLNAGLVFNTWPDIDGTLIPSAERLWFDTPVWRNLFENTLTVQFNHRMVAYLLWIVAALHAVDAFRSRGVVAGRNGALVLAAIVTLQAGIGIMTLLHQVPLPLALLHQLTGILVLTVAVIHAQRLSANAAAAVPHSAPFPADSSIPRSTA, from the coding sequence ATGACCGAACCGCACCCCGCCGCCTCCCGCCGTCCCATCGTCCGGCTCTGGCTCTATGTCGTGGCGGCGTTGATGGTCCTGACGCTCGTGGTCGGCGGCGCGACGCGGCTTACGGAATCCGGCCTCTCCATCGTTGAATGGAAACCGGTGACCGGCGTCGTTCCGCCGATGTCGCAGGACGCCTGGCAGGCCGAGTTCGGCAAATACCAGCAGATTCCGCAGTATCGCGAACTCAACCGCGGAATGAGCCTGGAGGAATTCAAAACCATCTACTGGTGGGAATGGTCGCACCGGCTGCTCGCCCGCACGATCGGCGCGGTGTTCCTGTTGCCGTTTGTGTTTTTCCTCTGGCGCGGCTGGATCGACCCGCGGCTGAAGGCACGGCTGTGGACGTTGTTCGGCGCGGGCGCAGCTCTCGGCGCGGTTGGCTGGTGGATGGTGTCGTCCGGGCTTGCCGACAGCAGCCGCGTCAGCGTGTCGCAATATCGGCTGGCATTTCATCTGACGCTCGCGTGCGCGATCTACGCGGCGATCCTATGGACCGCCCGCGGCTTGCATCGACGCATCGCCGGTGAGGCGCCGTGGCGGTTGCGCGCTTCGGCCGCAGGCTTGATGGTCCTCGTGCTGCTGCAGATTTATCTCGGAGCGCTGGTCGCGGGCCTCAATGCGGGACTTGTGTTCAACACCTGGCCGGATATCGACGGCACGTTGATCCCGTCCGCTGAGCGGCTGTGGTTCGATACGCCGGTCTGGCGCAATCTGTTCGAGAACACGCTCACGGTGCAATTCAATCACCGGATGGTGGCGTATCTCCTCTGGATCGTCGCGGCGCTGCACGCCGTCGATGCATTCCGTTCGCGTGGGGTTGTCGCGGGGCGAAACGGCGCGCTCGTGCTCGCCGCGATCGTGACGCTTCAGGCCGGTATCGGAATCATGACGCTGCTGCATCAGGTGCCGTTGCCACTGGCACTATTGCATCAATTGACGGGCATTCTCGTGCTGACTGTCGCCGTCATCCACGCGCAGCGGTTGTCGGCGAACGCTGCCGCGGCCGTCCCGCACTCCGCGCCTTTCCCGGCGGATTCTTCCATTCCGCGGAGCACCGCATGA
- the rpsI gene encoding 30S ribosomal protein S9 — protein MAETIQSLDQLSSLKPVAPEAPKHIQKLDKQGRAYATGKRKNAVARVWVKPGKGTITVNTRPIEVFFARPVLRMLIQQPIVAANRTGQYDIICSVSGGGLSGQAGAVRHGLSKALTYFEPELRSVLKRGGFLTRDSRVVERKKYGRAKARRSFQFSKR, from the coding sequence ATGGCCGAGACCATTCAATCGCTCGACCAGCTTTCGTCGCTCAAGCCTGTGGCGCCCGAAGCTCCGAAGCACATCCAGAAGCTCGACAAGCAGGGCCGCGCGTATGCCACTGGCAAGCGCAAGAACGCCGTCGCGCGCGTCTGGGTGAAGCCCGGCAAGGGCACCATCACGGTCAACACCCGGCCGATCGAGGTGTTCTTCGCCCGTCCGGTGCTGCGCATGCTGATCCAGCAGCCGATCGTCGCGGCCAATCGCACCGGCCAGTACGACATCATCTGCTCGGTGTCCGGCGGCGGACTTTCGGGTCAGGCCGGCGCGGTGCGCCACGGCCTGTCGAAGGCGCTGACCTATTTCGAGCCGGAGCTGCGCTCGGTGCTCAAGCGCGGCGGCTTCCTCACCCGCGACAGCCGCGTGGTCGAGCGCAAGAAGTACGGCCGTGCCAAGGCCCGCCGGTCATTCCAGTTCTCGAAGCGCTGA
- a CDS encoding DUF2842 domain-containing protein — translation MNPRIRKLIGTFAMFALVICWALVAMAVAQFPPIFNNPWVSALYYVVAGIGWVLPAMPLVKWMLKDSVRSH, via the coding sequence ATGAACCCGCGCATCCGCAAGCTGATCGGAACGTTCGCGATGTTCGCGCTGGTGATCTGCTGGGCGCTGGTGGCGATGGCCGTCGCCCAGTTCCCGCCGATCTTCAACAATCCGTGGGTTTCGGCGCTGTACTACGTCGTGGCAGGCATCGGCTGGGTGTTGCCGGCCATGCCGCTGGTGAAATGGATGCTGAAGGACAGCGTCAGGTCACATTGA
- a CDS encoding PaaI family thioesterase encodes MSLAELERFLAAEFPQAFHPESGLTIEAVWHGGGRVRQAYQPQFVRPGGTISGPTMMALADFTMYVGLLASIGPVPLAVTTNLNINFLRKPEPRDLVAECRLLKLGKRLAVGEVGLFSDGTVEPVAHVTSTYSIPRK; translated from the coding sequence ATGTCTTTGGCGGAGCTCGAGCGGTTTCTGGCGGCCGAGTTTCCGCAGGCGTTCCATCCTGAAAGCGGCCTCACCATCGAGGCGGTGTGGCATGGCGGCGGCCGCGTGCGGCAGGCCTACCAGCCGCAATTCGTGCGGCCCGGCGGCACCATCTCGGGGCCGACCATGATGGCGCTCGCGGACTTCACCATGTACGTGGGGTTGCTCGCCTCGATTGGCCCGGTGCCGCTGGCGGTCACGACCAATCTCAATATCAATTTCCTGCGCAAACCCGAGCCCCGGGACCTGGTGGCTGAATGCCGGCTGCTCAAACTCGGCAAACGGCTGGCGGTGGGCGAGGTGGGCCTATTCTCCGACGGCACCGTGGAACCGGTCGCCCATGTGACATCGACCTACTCGATCCCTCGAAAATAA
- a CDS encoding enoyl-CoA hydratase/isomerase family protein produces MIELSRRGNVAVITMAYGKANALDIEFCDAISTQFEKLRDAPERAVVLTGQGGMFSAGVNLLKLSDGGADYVRRFLPALHRLYETIFFFGKPVIAAVNGHAIAGGCVLECCADRRIAAAGSARIGVTELLVGVPFPPMAFEVMRFATAPQHFVDGMLSGATFTPDVALTRGLIDQVVEPSELLDRALAAAETLAALPPATFALTKQQFRQSAADAMERHGARVEAASTEIWTSAATIDRVRDYVAKTLKKA; encoded by the coding sequence ATGATCGAACTGAGCCGCCGCGGCAACGTTGCCGTGATCACCATGGCCTATGGCAAGGCCAATGCGCTCGATATCGAATTCTGCGATGCCATCTCCACTCAGTTCGAAAAGCTTCGCGACGCACCGGAACGCGCCGTGGTGCTGACCGGGCAGGGCGGGATGTTCTCCGCCGGTGTCAACCTGCTGAAGCTCAGCGATGGCGGTGCGGATTACGTCCGCCGCTTTCTTCCGGCATTGCACCGGCTCTATGAAACGATTTTTTTCTTTGGCAAGCCCGTGATCGCCGCCGTGAACGGCCACGCCATCGCAGGCGGCTGCGTGCTCGAATGCTGCGCCGACAGACGCATCGCGGCAGCCGGCTCGGCACGCATCGGCGTCACTGAATTGCTGGTTGGCGTGCCGTTTCCGCCGATGGCGTTCGAGGTGATGCGGTTCGCGACCGCTCCGCAGCACTTCGTCGACGGCATGTTGAGCGGCGCGACGTTCACGCCTGACGTGGCGTTGACGCGCGGGCTTATCGATCAGGTCGTCGAACCGTCCGAATTGCTGGACCGCGCGCTCGCCGCCGCCGAGACGCTCGCAGCGCTGCCGCCCGCGACCTTCGCGCTGACCAAGCAGCAGTTCCGTCAGAGCGCCGCTGACGCGATGGAGCGGCACGGCGCCCGTGTCGAGGCTGCGTCGACGGAGATCTGGACGTCGGCCGCCACGATCGACCGCGTCCGCGACTACGTGGCGAAGACGTTGAAGAAGGCCTGA